ATCAGAAGCAAGAGAAAAGCGATCAAGCGTGCGTTTGAGAGGCTAGGTGAGTACAAGAGTGGTGGATTCATGCGGGACTTTCCAGAGAGTGACCTTTCTGGCCGTGTGGTGCCATTGGATGAGGAAGACCGCCACATCTGTGAGTATATTCTGATGGAATCCAGGCTCGCCAATGATGCTGCATCATTGCTCACTGAGAAGGATGCTGTCCCCTATGGGAAGATGATGAATCGTGTCCAGGCTGGGCTGAGGGACCTTCTTGAAGTAACTTGCCCTGAGGTTGACTGGCTCACCAAGCGAGCTGGTGAACTTAATGGGTGCCTTGGATCGGTTCAGGTAGCAAACGGCTTCAGCGGCAATATCATGGTCCTCTTGAGTAAACAAGCACTTCCAAGTTATATTGGTCGTCTGGAGGACTATGAGCACATCTTTGGATTCCACCCTCGTTGGTATGTATTTGAGGGAAGCGATCCTGCAAAGGTTGTGTTTCAAGCGCATTAATGAAGATACTACTGACAAATGATGATGGATATCAAAGTGAAGGACTGAACACACTCAGTGAGGCTCTACTACGAGCTGGTCATGAGGTGTGGGTATGTGCTCCCGATGCAGAGAGAAGTGCGAGCAGCCACTCAATGACGCTTCGTGAAGATATTACCATTACTGAATACGGTCAGAACCGGTTTCATTGCAGTGGGACTCCAGCAGATTGCATCCTCTATGCTTCAAAAGGCAAGATTTTCCCAGAAGAACCAGATTTGGTCATCAGCGGAATCAACCATGGCTATAATATTTCGACGGATATTCTGTACTCGGGTACTGTTGGAGCTGCCAGAGAGGCTGCTTTGACTGGATTGCGGTCCATGGCAGTCAGTTGTGCAAGAAGCGAGGATGGTTCTTACCCCTTCCAGCGTACTGCGGACTTTGTAGTACAACATCTCGAGGAATTTTATCCCCTCACGAGCAGTGAGTGCATCATCAATATCAATGCCCCTGGAGAGGGGAATGGAAAGTGGAAGAGTGGAGTGTTGAGCTATCTCGACTACCATGATGCAGTACAGACAAAACAACAAGAAAAAACCCGCTACTATGACACTGCAACAGTACGTTTTGGTACCTCTGTTGTGCTTTCCATGAAGGGTGGTGTGCAACCGATTCAGCGTTGTGACACCAAAGGTAGTGATTTCCAGGCCGTAAGAGAGGGATATATCAGTGTTACTGCAATCTCCATCCTTCCCCCGGTGCATACGGCATCCCAGACCAAGCTTGAATCATTGAGCAAGGGGGAGAGTTGTGGGTAAGAATTGGGAGAATAAATGCCACAAATGTGGGCTTTGCTGTCACGAGAAAGCTGTCTATGGTCGTGAATTAGTCATTGACCTAGACAGCTGGTGTGAGCATTTTGATCCTGAGACAAAACAGTGCACCATATACGCTGAACGCTTCAGCCAATCTACCCGATGCAAAAAAATGACACCCATCCGTGCCATGTTTGCATCATATCTCCAGGAGAACTGTGCCTATGTACAATGGGCAAGAAGATTCCATATTCGTTTTGCGAAAAAGAGAATCCTTCGATTCATCCATAGTAAGACCTGTCCCGATGAGGACTCAGACGAAAGCGATCTTTACGAGGTATTCAACGCGTAACAGTAGTGTGGCTTGACCCTAAGGGGTATCTGTCACTATCGTTTTCTATGAGGTTAATTATGGAACAGAAGACCATTTACTTGGACAATAATGCGACCACACCCATGCATGAGGATGTAATCGAGGCTGTACACCAGGCCAATGTCCTCTTTGGGAATGCATCGAGCATGCATAGCTATGGTCGTGAAGCCGCTATGGCAATAGAAGAAAGCAGGAAAGCACTTGCCTCCTTGATTGATTGCGATCCATCGTCGATTGTTTTCACCAGCGGGGCCAGTGAATCGAACAATACCGTATTCAATATCTTTCGTGAGCGTATCGACCTAGGATCGAAACGTAACCGAATTGTGACCACAACCATCGAACACCCTTCGATCAACGAGTTTGTGAAGTATCTTAGGAATCTAGGGTACAAGGTTGATGAGTGTCCAGTTGATGGCAGTGGACGGGTAGATACGGAAGTAATGAAGACCTATCTCGGTGAAGATGTAGCCCTGGTCTCTGTCATGGCGGGGAACAATGAGATTGGTACCATCCAACCGGTGAAAGAGATCGCCCAGCTTGCCCATGAGGTAGGGGCATATGTGCACACCGATGCAACGCAGGCGATTGGAAAAATCCCTGTCTCGATGCGCTCTTGGGACGTCGATTATCTCAGCCTTTCTGGACACAAGTTCTACGGGCCAAAAGGTATCGGAGTGTTGGCGGTAAAGCCAAAAGCACCACACACCCCTCTGGTCCATGGTGGCCATCAGGAGGGAGGAAAGAGAGCAGGAACCTATAATACAGCATCCATTGTTGGTATCGGGGTTGCTGCTGCTCTTGCTG
The sequence above is drawn from the uncultured Sphaerochaeta sp. genome and encodes:
- the surE gene encoding 5'/3'-nucleotidase SurE, which gives rise to MKILLTNDDGYQSEGLNTLSEALLRAGHEVWVCAPDAERSASSHSMTLREDITITEYGQNRFHCSGTPADCILYASKGKIFPEEPDLVISGINHGYNISTDILYSGTVGAAREAALTGLRSMAVSCARSEDGSYPFQRTADFVVQHLEEFYPLTSSECIININAPGEGNGKWKSGVLSYLDYHDAVQTKQQEKTRYYDTATVRFGTSVVLSMKGGVQPIQRCDTKGSDFQAVREGYISVTAISILPPVHTASQTKLESLSKGESCG
- a CDS encoding cysteine desulfurase family protein; the protein is MEQKTIYLDNNATTPMHEDVIEAVHQANVLFGNASSMHSYGREAAMAIEESRKALASLIDCDPSSIVFTSGASESNNTVFNIFRERIDLGSKRNRIVTTTIEHPSINEFVKYLRNLGYKVDECPVDGSGRVDTEVMKTYLGEDVALVSVMAGNNEIGTIQPVKEIAQLAHEVGAYVHTDATQAIGKIPVSMRSWDVDYLSLSGHKFYGPKGIGVLAVKPKAPHTPLVHGGHQEGGKRAGTYNTASIVGIGVAAALAERDLEEESKKLWTLREMLRVGIEERIPNVVVNGNQAYCLPGTLDVSFPHAEGESILLYLDMEGIMVSTGSACASGSLEPSYVLLASGVDIELAHGSIRFSFGRYNTEEDVAYVLEKLPPIIKRLREMSTR